The following proteins are encoded in a genomic region of Alteromonadaceae bacterium 2753L.S.0a.02:
- a CDS encoding cellulose binding domain-containing protein translates to MLLISRAPIRLIGILGFLTTFHASAVENLGDPYGHLASDQLTVFGFSQTDPGQAPQGVADPQVMRLLPDINIRAHQKWAENGLQASDYDFSLVDVYHQKHIIYIGGGTAAALFPSEGSETEFRDMATRDALNELVDHGNGRHNGSLANPKFRDHLFNYIKLQIDGGVDGVFLDEINGAGCSGGEKWRWNGNECFDDYFLADFNRYLLAKYPEFSPQDWQQQFAMESDNIPDKRFPVEDLTNNFNYREYLQTKGFANQPLSSENPLAAEWGRIISNRMVPYFGGFLEQAFVGYWQDLVVRIRDYARVNYGKEIYVSSNGIIPFVDFNSLGMYDYNVDNNGEEVPYVPVENGHLQGSVSLQTHFRTLKAYSEAVSNGAPLVLFIDWPTQMMLDYESLPASEREDFWRIYVAEAYANGIFYALHLKTSIDSFATAEALGLMPFFEEYAHFYRRHSGYYHHAVLSAATVQLSAENISSSITQQESQKRMLVHLNNHNYQQKMLPVKDLQIGVPLGHEPLSVTMVSPDFNGRKILPFQYTNGVVNLQVDELQFYNIIEISWAPRHSALHCNAAAHTWPQGVSVSGELHNKSSTTVNGWRACFSFTTPPKVDKYWNLSNVQILGNTVCGLNSAFNSQLLEDYRLVLGLNASFDVELPLAAAQSPWLGCSAEPIVPKPNESLSCEYELISDWQDGFAAVVSFRNVSDEPVNGWDVSFTSSQALEIAASWSTALEAQSSNTFVAKSREWNGYLAVGESQQFGFTALKSQPGNAVSLHFSQGDCLSNSL, encoded by the coding sequence ATGTTACTTATTTCGCGCGCTCCCATACGCCTTATTGGGATCTTGGGCTTCCTCACCACGTTTCACGCCAGTGCTGTTGAAAATCTCGGCGACCCCTACGGACACCTGGCAAGCGATCAGCTGACAGTTTTCGGTTTTTCGCAAACCGACCCAGGGCAAGCTCCGCAAGGTGTTGCAGACCCCCAGGTTATGCGTTTGTTGCCAGACATTAATATTCGCGCCCATCAAAAATGGGCCGAAAACGGCTTGCAAGCCAGTGACTACGATTTCAGCCTGGTGGACGTATATCATCAAAAACATATTATTTATATCGGTGGCGGTACAGCTGCGGCGCTGTTCCCCAGCGAAGGTTCTGAAACTGAATTTCGCGACATGGCCACCCGCGATGCCTTAAATGAATTGGTTGATCACGGTAACGGACGTCACAACGGTTCTCTGGCGAACCCCAAATTCCGCGATCACTTGTTCAATTACATCAAATTGCAAATTGATGGTGGTGTCGATGGCGTGTTTCTCGATGAAATCAATGGAGCGGGGTGCTCAGGCGGTGAAAAATGGCGTTGGAATGGCAATGAGTGTTTCGACGATTATTTCCTGGCCGATTTCAATCGGTATTTGCTGGCGAAGTATCCTGAGTTTTCCCCCCAAGACTGGCAACAGCAGTTTGCAATGGAGAGCGACAATATTCCCGATAAACGATTTCCCGTGGAAGATCTGACCAATAATTTCAATTACCGCGAATATTTGCAAACCAAAGGTTTTGCCAACCAGCCTTTGAGTTCTGAAAACCCCTTGGCTGCGGAGTGGGGGCGCATAATTTCAAACCGCATGGTGCCCTATTTTGGCGGTTTTCTGGAGCAGGCGTTTGTGGGCTACTGGCAGGACTTGGTTGTACGTATTCGCGACTACGCTCGAGTGAACTACGGAAAAGAAATCTATGTTTCCTCGAATGGCATCATTCCCTTTGTCGATTTTAACAGCTTGGGGATGTACGACTACAACGTGGACAACAACGGTGAAGAGGTTCCGTATGTGCCGGTTGAAAATGGACATCTACAGGGCAGTGTTTCGCTGCAAACACATTTTCGAACGCTAAAGGCCTACAGCGAAGCCGTTTCCAACGGTGCGCCTTTGGTGTTATTTATCGATTGGCCGACCCAGATGATGTTGGATTATGAAAGTTTACCAGCAAGTGAGCGGGAAGACTTTTGGCGCATCTATGTTGCGGAAGCCTATGCCAATGGCATTTTCTACGCATTGCATCTGAAAACCAGTATTGACAGTTTTGCAACGGCTGAGGCTCTCGGGTTAATGCCGTTTTTCGAGGAATATGCGCACTTCTATCGTCGACATTCAGGCTACTACCATCATGCGGTACTGAGCGCTGCCACAGTGCAGCTAAGTGCAGAAAATATTAGCAGTAGCATTACCCAGCAGGAATCACAAAAACGTATGTTGGTGCATTTAAATAATCACAACTACCAGCAAAAAATGCTGCCCGTAAAAGATCTTCAGATAGGCGTACCTCTAGGCCATGAACCGTTATCGGTAACTATGGTGTCGCCGGATTTTAATGGACGAAAAATATTGCCATTTCAATATACGAATGGTGTTGTAAACCTCCAGGTTGATGAGCTGCAATTTTATAACATCATCGAAATTAGCTGGGCGCCGCGGCACAGCGCGCTGCACTGTAATGCCGCAGCTCATACTTGGCCTCAGGGGGTGAGTGTGTCTGGGGAATTACACAATAAATCGAGTACGACCGTTAACGGTTGGCGAGCGTGTTTTTCGTTTACGACACCGCCCAAAGTGGATAAATACTGGAACCTTAGCAATGTGCAAATTTTGGGAAACACTGTGTGTGGCCTTAACTCGGCTTTTAATTCTCAATTACTCGAAGATTACCGCCTTGTACTTGGTTTGAATGCTTCTTTTGATGTGGAGCTACCGCTTGCGGCCGCGCAGAGCCCTTGGCTGGGTTGCAGTGCGGAACCGATTGTGCCCAAACCCAATGAATCCTTGAGTTGTGAGTACGAGCTTATCAGTGATTGGCAAGACGGTTTTGCAGCGGTTGTATCTTTTCGTAATGTAAGCGACGAACCAGTGAACGGCTGGGATGTATCTTTTACCAGCAGCCAAGCGCTTGAAATTGCTGCATCCTGGAGTACGGCTTTGGAAGCTCAGTCGTCCAATACTTTTGTGGCGAAATCTCGTGAATGGAATGGTTACCTAGCCGTTGGCGAAAGTCAGCAATTTGGATTTACCGCGTTGAAGTCACAGCCAGGTAATGCGGTCTCGTTACATTTTTCACAGGGTGATTGCCTGTCGAACTCACTCTGA
- a CDS encoding modulator of drug activity B translates to MNNIYVINGHEPYSFSPGNLNAELVSRTASLLGERGYHVECLKVTDPWQNEQEVEKHLWADVVVLQFPVNWMGVPWSLKRYIDLVYTAGIGTLCSGDGRSREDLAKQYGGGGLLQGKKYMLSATFNAPESAFNDASQQFFRGKNADDLFWPIHLTYEFLAMRALPSFVCYDVMKNPQIENDFDRLEQHLIAHFPVKK, encoded by the coding sequence ATGAATAATATTTATGTAATTAATGGTCACGAACCCTATAGTTTCTCTCCAGGGAATTTAAATGCCGAGTTGGTCAGTCGAACCGCGAGTTTACTGGGTGAGCGGGGCTACCATGTGGAATGCCTTAAGGTGACCGACCCCTGGCAAAATGAGCAGGAAGTTGAAAAGCATTTGTGGGCAGATGTTGTTGTTTTACAATTCCCTGTGAATTGGATGGGGGTGCCCTGGTCATTAAAACGTTACATCGATCTGGTGTATACCGCGGGCATTGGAACCCTCTGTTCTGGCGATGGGCGCAGCCGAGAAGATTTGGCAAAACAGTACGGTGGCGGTGGATTGTTACAGGGCAAGAAGTATATGTTATCGGCAACTTTTAATGCACCAGAAAGCGCGTTTAATGATGCCAGCCAACAATTTTTCAGGGGTAAAAATGCCGACGATTTATTCTGGCCAATACATCTGACTTACGAATTTTTGGCGATGCGAGCGCTGCCGAGCTTTGTGTGCTATGACGTTATGAAAAACCCACAAATCGAAAATGATTTTGATCGTCTTGAGCAACATCTTATCGCGCATTTTCCTGTAAAAAAATAA
- a CDS encoding catechol 2,3-dioxygenase-like lactoylglutathione lyase family enzyme — MKILSIDHLVITVSNIEAASDFYTRVLGMQLELFSSGRVALHFGNQKINLHQAHEPVSPKAKTPFPGSVDVCFVSSTSPDKILRHLQELGVVVELGPVTRTGARGKMESIYIRDPDQNLIELCCYQC, encoded by the coding sequence ATGAAAATTCTCTCTATTGATCATTTAGTTATCACAGTTTCAAATATTGAGGCTGCCAGCGATTTTTACACCCGGGTACTCGGCATGCAATTGGAATTATTTTCGAGTGGCCGCGTTGCTCTGCACTTTGGAAATCAAAAAATCAACCTCCACCAAGCTCATGAGCCCGTAAGCCCTAAGGCTAAAACCCCATTCCCAGGTAGTGTTGACGTCTGTTTTGTAAGCTCTACATCGCCCGATAAAATATTACGCCATTTGCAAGAATTGGGGGTGGTGGTGGAATTGGGGCCGGTAACCCGTACTGGTGCCAGGGGGAAGATGGAGTCGATTTACATTCGAGATCCGGATCAAAATTTAATTGAGTTATGTTGTTATCAGTGTTAA
- a CDS encoding LytTr DNA-binding domain-containing protein: MALSERGQFEFLAGTVLGIAPMRNTVLLVAFLATVLFTSIEPECSAGLSLLPRFLFWSLQIGTGMSAIMLASVLLRMAYPRPLSFPVLIVVSAMFGAMLACPLFVGLEGVFDIRDADDMAVLQNHGFAAASFSEFIAIVPSFITVWALANFPILMGNTQVNQQSPHDSSDENLAVRKASPHSEGEPEQGARQSFLDSLPELVGRDLVAVSSDLHYLNVHTSLGKTVVLGSVSRWAEAFGEEGMMVHRANWVAKKHVTRVVINGNNAYCLMSTGLKVPVSRSRRKDVKSVFGGGVKLHSDATLA; encoded by the coding sequence ATGGCACTGAGTGAACGCGGGCAATTCGAATTTTTAGCTGGCACTGTGTTGGGGATTGCGCCAATGCGCAACACGGTGTTGCTCGTCGCATTTCTCGCGACCGTACTCTTCACTTCCATAGAACCCGAGTGCTCAGCGGGTCTCAGTTTGTTGCCCCGGTTTCTGTTCTGGTCGCTGCAAATTGGGACCGGAATGTCGGCGATTATGCTGGCTAGTGTGCTGCTGCGCATGGCCTATCCGAGGCCGCTTTCATTTCCAGTACTCATAGTGGTTTCGGCAATGTTTGGCGCAATGTTGGCTTGCCCCTTGTTTGTTGGTTTGGAAGGTGTTTTCGATATAAGAGACGCCGACGATATGGCGGTGCTGCAAAATCATGGATTTGCTGCAGCCAGTTTCAGCGAATTTATTGCGATTGTGCCGAGTTTTATCACGGTGTGGGCGCTTGCCAATTTCCCCATTCTTATGGGCAATACCCAAGTAAATCAGCAATCGCCACATGACAGTAGCGATGAAAACCTTGCCGTGCGCAAGGCGTCGCCACATTCCGAGGGTGAACCCGAGCAGGGGGCGCGGCAAAGCTTTTTGGATTCGTTGCCCGAGCTGGTGGGCCGCGATCTGGTGGCGGTGTCGTCTGACTTGCACTATCTCAACGTTCATACCTCGTTGGGTAAAACCGTGGTGCTGGGCAGTGTTTCCCGTTGGGCAGAAGCCTTTGGCGAAGAGGGTATGATGGTGCATCGCGCCAATTGGGTTGCCAAGAAACATGTCACCCGCGTTGTTATTAACGGCAATAATGCCTATTGCCTGATGAGTACCGGTTTAAAAGTGCCGGTAAGCCGCAGTCGTCGCAAAGATGTTAAAAGTGTTTTTGGCGGCGGGGTGAAACTGCATTCAGACGCTACACTGGCTTGA
- a CDS encoding ADP-ribosyl-[dinitrogen reductase] hydrolase, with the protein MLDRKQRYRGCLLGLAVGDALGTSLEFSERGSFSPINDMLGGGPFHLRAGQWTDDTSMALCLATSLIESRGFDANDQMNRYCNWRTHGYMSSTGRCFDIGVTVSEALSAFQRTGEPFSGSDNPFSAGNGSLMRLAPVAMFYSPDVEKVIHYCGESSRTTHAAKECIDACKLFGEMLHLALLGADKNTLAGNTSYQPETRKLQAIKSGDYLHKTESDIHGTGYAVQSLEAALWCFHGTSTYQEAVLAAANLGDDADTTAAICGQIAGSYYGVDAIPDAWLQKLTQRADIQALADQLAG; encoded by the coding sequence ATGCTTGATCGAAAACAACGTTATCGCGGTTGTCTGCTTGGCTTGGCGGTAGGAGACGCGCTGGGAACTTCACTGGAGTTTAGCGAGCGCGGCAGCTTCTCGCCCATCAACGATATGCTGGGCGGCGGGCCGTTCCACTTACGGGCCGGACAGTGGACAGACGACACCAGTATGGCTTTGTGTCTCGCGACATCGCTCATTGAGAGTCGCGGTTTCGATGCGAACGATCAAATGAACCGCTACTGTAATTGGCGCACCCACGGTTATATGAGTAGCACGGGTCGTTGCTTTGATATTGGTGTCACGGTTTCTGAAGCGCTCAGTGCTTTTCAACGCACCGGCGAGCCCTTTTCCGGCTCCGATAACCCGTTCTCTGCAGGCAATGGTTCATTGATGCGCCTAGCACCCGTGGCCATGTTTTACAGCCCTGATGTGGAAAAAGTCATTCATTACTGCGGCGAAAGCTCGCGCACAACCCACGCGGCCAAAGAGTGCATCGATGCCTGTAAACTCTTTGGCGAGATGCTGCATCTGGCGTTGCTCGGCGCGGACAAAAATACCCTAGCAGGCAACACCTCTTATCAGCCGGAAACCCGAAAACTCCAAGCGATAAAAAGCGGCGACTACTTACACAAAACTGAATCTGATATTCATGGCACGGGTTACGCGGTGCAGAGTTTGGAGGCCGCGCTTTGGTGTTTTCATGGCACCAGCACCTACCAAGAGGCCGTGTTAGCTGCAGCCAATTTGGGTGACGATGCTGATACTACGGCGGCGATTTGCGGCCAAATTGCGGGCTCTTACTATGGGGTTGATGCCATCCCTGACGCTTGGTTACAAAAACTTACCCAGCGTGCAGATATTCAGGCGCTTGCCGATCAGCTGGCCGGGTGA
- a CDS encoding glutathione S-transferase: MYTLYHSPGACSLAVKAALILTGAEFKTQLIDLSKGEHLSEEYKKIHPLSKVPALDTGEFILTEGMAMHLYLADQYPEAGLFPQSGRERAEAFRWMSYIYASVHPLFGLFFYPDRFSSNPDSTKAKAKELVFSHMAEVQKRLEKHDFLAGNSLSAADLYLTVQLHWALAISGDFLETHNTLAAFVKRIYDHPSVGVLYQEEFAR; encoded by the coding sequence ATGTACACTTTGTATCACTCACCCGGCGCTTGCTCGTTAGCGGTAAAAGCCGCGCTAATACTTACTGGCGCTGAATTTAAGACCCAATTAATAGACCTTTCCAAGGGGGAGCATCTCTCTGAGGAATATAAGAAAATTCACCCTCTTTCCAAGGTTCCAGCATTGGACACCGGTGAGTTTATCCTAACTGAAGGTATGGCCATGCATTTATATCTGGCCGATCAATATCCGGAAGCGGGGTTGTTTCCCCAAAGTGGCCGCGAGCGTGCCGAGGCGTTTCGTTGGATGTCCTATATATACGCGAGCGTGCACCCCTTGTTTGGGCTGTTTTTCTATCCAGACCGATTCAGCTCTAATCCGGATTCCACTAAGGCCAAAGCGAAAGAGCTTGTGTTCAGTCACATGGCGGAGGTGCAGAAACGTTTAGAGAAGCACGATTTTCTTGCGGGCAATTCACTCAGTGCTGCAGACTTGTATCTTACCGTACAACTGCATTGGGCATTGGCAATCAGTGGCGACTTTCTGGAAACCCATAATACACTGGCTGCATTTGTGAAACGCATCTATGACCATCCCAGCGTGGGTGTTTTATATCAAGAGGAATTTGCAAGATAG
- a CDS encoding NAD+--dinitrogen-reductase ADP-D-ribosyltransferase, translated as MMQNKRANASYPSLPNQAHSALNRCNLPAVILGSLTFQRQPKQLLIDGVLEMHAQLFDSLEEVSNAETRAVFFRDYMASCFLLDNKADAGLDEHARLNRGNADYLRLLRGWLFNPDGIEAAVLKRWVESRFGLLARNHQGLLRDFHGQCYAQYQADYMRGLYNTNALEAQLDLLFSFCQYELQRRFTRRDHWTLYRGVNHINDFENLTTQQDHHILLLNNLNSFSADADLAGMFGDVILEVRVPLSKVLYFPGLLPGLMQGEDEYLVLGGVYAVKPV; from the coding sequence ATGATGCAGAACAAACGTGCCAATGCTAGCTACCCATCGCTGCCCAATCAGGCGCACAGCGCTCTGAATCGCTGCAACCTGCCAGCAGTAATTTTGGGCAGCTTAACCTTCCAGCGTCAGCCCAAGCAGTTGCTCATAGACGGCGTGCTGGAAATGCACGCGCAACTGTTCGATTCCCTGGAAGAAGTGAGCAATGCTGAGACGCGCGCCGTTTTCTTCCGGGATTACATGGCCTCCTGCTTTTTACTGGACAACAAAGCCGATGCTGGGTTGGACGAACATGCCCGTTTAAACCGTGGCAATGCCGACTATCTGCGGCTATTACGCGGCTGGCTGTTCAACCCGGACGGCATTGAAGCTGCGGTATTGAAGCGTTGGGTGGAATCCCGCTTCGGGCTTCTGGCGCGCAACCATCAAGGTTTATTGCGCGATTTTCACGGCCAGTGCTATGCCCAGTACCAGGCAGACTACATGCGCGGCCTGTACAACACCAACGCATTGGAAGCGCAACTGGATTTGCTATTCAGCTTTTGTCAGTACGAACTGCAGCGGCGCTTTACCCGCCGCGACCACTGGACGCTGTATCGCGGCGTAAATCACATCAACGATTTCGAAAATCTAACCACCCAGCAAGACCACCATATACTGCTATTGAATAATCTCAATTCCTTCAGTGCCGATGCCGATTTGGCAGGCATGTTTGGCGATGTGATACTGGAAGTTCGGGTGCCTCTCAGCAAAGTGCTTTACTTTCCGGGCTTGCTGCCAGGCCTCATGCAGGGGGAAGACGAGTATCTGGTGCTTGGCGGGGTTTATGCGGTCAAGCCAGTGTAG
- a CDS encoding putative MATE family efflux protein: MKATKSLTVWTTAIPLYFELVAVNSIGLADVFFMSLVDDRAVAALGACTQVILVFTLLMRTLCGGAGSIAGQSIGAKNRVNALLAFMYAMLIAIVFGALFALILFIGREQVPRWMGLQGDALGFAATYLTVLAPAFFILSLRLGYTTIVAVKGHSRANLYCALVSNAVNLSFNAIFVLGLLGFPKLGVLGVALATALSHFVYLGCIAWVAHKQLYVRFVFSRRVVKKLRNLTRSVMGIAIPNCGDLLSYSMFQVVMVSIVIHIDEYAAAAYTYVHQAMLFVVIWSFSVAQGQSIWTAHLVGAKQFDTVEREVKRSVLRCLVFALPVTLLLYTVSDRLFPLFTDNSAILAMASSAMLAYIGIEIGRAFNATLSFSLAASGDARYPALLGFFFNWVVGVPIAWYLGVVMEWGLMGALMGVAVDELMRAPLNFFRLTSRRWQKSHQSDSDLPAVAE, translated from the coding sequence ATGAAAGCCACTAAATCATTAACGGTTTGGACCACCGCGATTCCCCTGTATTTTGAACTGGTAGCGGTAAACTCTATTGGTTTGGCAGACGTGTTTTTTATGTCACTGGTCGATGACCGGGCGGTGGCTGCCCTGGGTGCCTGTACTCAGGTTATATTGGTGTTTACCTTGCTAATGCGCACTTTATGTGGCGGTGCGGGTTCTATTGCCGGTCAGAGCATTGGGGCTAAGAATCGCGTGAATGCATTACTGGCGTTTATGTATGCCATGCTTATCGCAATCGTTTTTGGTGCACTCTTCGCTTTGATTCTGTTTATTGGTCGCGAGCAAGTTCCCAGGTGGATGGGCTTGCAGGGCGATGCGCTGGGTTTTGCCGCCACCTATTTAACGGTACTCGCTCCTGCTTTTTTTATTCTGAGTTTGCGCCTTGGCTACACCACCATTGTCGCGGTGAAGGGCCACTCACGTGCTAATTTATACTGCGCGCTGGTTTCCAATGCCGTAAACCTGTCTTTCAATGCGATATTTGTACTTGGCTTGCTTGGTTTCCCGAAGCTTGGGGTATTGGGCGTTGCCCTGGCGACGGCGTTATCGCATTTCGTGTATCTTGGGTGTATCGCTTGGGTTGCCCACAAACAACTTTATGTTCGCTTCGTATTTTCTCGGCGTGTGGTTAAGAAACTGCGGAATCTGACCCGATCTGTGATGGGTATCGCCATTCCCAACTGTGGGGATTTACTGTCTTACAGCATGTTTCAGGTGGTGATGGTCAGCATCGTGATTCACATAGATGAATATGCTGCGGCAGCCTACACCTATGTGCATCAGGCCATGTTATTTGTTGTGATCTGGTCGTTTTCTGTGGCTCAGGGGCAATCCATTTGGACCGCTCATTTGGTGGGAGCGAAACAATTCGATACCGTCGAACGCGAAGTTAAACGCAGTGTTTTGCGCTGTTTGGTTTTTGCACTTCCGGTAACTCTGCTGTTGTATACGGTTTCCGATAGGCTCTTCCCGCTTTTTACCGATAACTCCGCCATACTTGCGATGGCCAGTAGTGCAATGCTCGCCTACATAGGCATTGAAATCGGCCGTGCGTTTAACGCTACACTTTCGTTTTCGTTAGCGGCCAGCGGGGATGCCCGTTACCCGGCATTGTTGGGTTTCTTCTTCAACTGGGTGGTGGGGGTTCCTATTGCCTGGTATCTCGGGGTCGTAATGGAGTGGGGTTTAATGGGGGCCTTAATGGGAGTTGCCGTGGATGAACTCATGCGTGCGCCCTTGAATTTTTTTCGCCTTACCAGTCGCCGCTGGCAAAAGTCGCATCAATCCGATAGTGATCTTCCCGCTGTTGCTGAATAG
- a CDS encoding AraC-like DNA-binding protein gives MMKLLSWSLSFATLALIAHLITHLVASFRKSGNAWFFVLFLSGCGAYIIHTFFNGQFLSQISVAPQASSETANDSRYDLLFSLFWLWAETTPWALWVFLHRVCRQYTLSLPLLITPLVVITTLNVYCLHRNFDAYPYLQISNFLNFLLLALAVHEVMFDLRADLSNRRRKFRNLVAIAIVSIVGLLFYVEVNRPTWTSDLGLLLSRSLSFATAFLISLAYFRAHQNSLTELFVIPTHSTESNETQLSEGAQQLLQAMQEEVLYTTASLSLSRLSEHLEIPEYRLRDIIKTELGFQNFNKFINRYRVDHAARALKNQPELSIAEIMHSSGFNSHPPFHRAFRDVYQCTPAEYRENNGTVTS, from the coding sequence ATGATGAAATTACTGTCCTGGAGTCTCAGTTTTGCAACCCTGGCACTGATTGCGCATCTGATTACTCATCTCGTCGCCTCTTTTCGAAAATCGGGTAACGCCTGGTTTTTTGTATTATTTTTAAGCGGTTGCGGTGCGTACATCATTCACACGTTTTTTAATGGTCAATTTCTAAGCCAAATTTCAGTAGCCCCTCAGGCATCAAGCGAAACTGCAAATGATTCCCGGTATGATCTACTCTTCAGCCTATTTTGGCTGTGGGCGGAAACTACCCCCTGGGCACTTTGGGTGTTTTTACACAGGGTTTGTCGCCAATACACCTTGTCGTTGCCATTACTAATCACACCACTGGTCGTAATAACTACACTCAATGTTTATTGTTTGCACCGCAACTTCGATGCGTACCCCTACCTGCAGATCTCCAATTTTTTAAACTTTCTACTGCTGGCTCTGGCGGTTCATGAGGTTATGTTTGATTTAAGGGCAGATCTGAGTAATCGGCGCCGAAAGTTTCGCAATCTCGTGGCAATCGCTATAGTGAGTATTGTCGGCTTATTGTTTTATGTGGAAGTGAATCGCCCAACCTGGACAAGCGACCTGGGTCTGTTATTAAGTCGGTCGCTGAGCTTTGCCACTGCGTTTCTTATCTCACTCGCTTACTTTCGCGCCCACCAGAACAGCTTAACAGAGCTATTTGTCATCCCGACTCACAGCACGGAATCCAACGAGACGCAACTCTCAGAAGGCGCGCAACAACTGCTGCAGGCCATGCAAGAAGAGGTGCTCTATACCACGGCCAGTCTGTCTTTATCACGTCTCTCTGAACACCTTGAGATTCCCGAATACCGCTTGCGGGATATTATAAAAACGGAATTGGGCTTTCAGAATTTCAATAAGTTTATTAATCGATACCGTGTAGATCACGCTGCCCGAGCGCTAAAAAACCAGCCTGAACTGAGCATCGCTGAAATCATGCATTCCAGTGGTTTCAATAGCCACCCCCCTTTTCATCGAGCGTTCCGCGATGTATATCAGTGTACGCCGGCGGAATACCGCGAAAACAACGGCACCGTTACCAGTTGA
- a CDS encoding tRNA-splicing ligase RtcB has translation MPVKIELNKNARNGVKPVKIFTRDIDSIALTQLKNLSQLDIVHSHIAVMPDVHAGIGATVGAVIPTLKAIIPAAVGVDIGCGMMAVQLSIRSAQLPDNLAAMRSAIEKAVPVGMAAHKADKVLNSHCKPLQSGVDKLFEKHATLIKMQKQPWNTWAKQMGTLGSGNHFIELCIDETKQLWVMLHSGSRGIGNCIGRYFIGLAKKDMQRHIHNLPDKDLAYFTEGSQHFADYVEAVNFAQEYARHNRNAMMKLVLDAIQPFLPGFILQKEAINCHHNYVQKETHFGAEVYVTRKGAINAARDVLGIIPGSMGAKSFIVRGKGNSDAFCSCSHGAGRVMSRTAAKKMFRKSDLIEQTRGVECRKDNKVIDEIPAAYKNIDEVMENQQDLVAIEHTLKQVLCVKG, from the coding sequence ATGCCTGTAAAAATTGAATTAAACAAAAATGCCAGGAACGGCGTTAAGCCGGTAAAAATATTTACCCGCGATATCGACAGTATTGCTCTCACACAGCTAAAAAACCTGTCGCAACTCGACATCGTTCACTCGCATATCGCGGTGATGCCTGATGTACACGCTGGCATAGGTGCAACCGTAGGCGCTGTAATTCCAACCTTAAAAGCGATTATTCCCGCGGCGGTTGGGGTGGATATTGGCTGCGGCATGATGGCCGTACAACTCTCAATACGGTCTGCGCAACTGCCCGACAACCTGGCGGCAATGCGTAGCGCAATTGAAAAGGCCGTGCCGGTTGGAATGGCCGCCCACAAAGCCGATAAAGTTTTGAATTCGCATTGCAAGCCCTTGCAAAGCGGTGTCGATAAACTTTTCGAAAAACATGCCACATTAATAAAAATGCAGAAACAACCCTGGAATACCTGGGCGAAGCAAATGGGAACCCTGGGCAGCGGCAACCACTTTATCGAACTGTGTATCGACGAAACTAAACAGCTTTGGGTGATGTTGCACAGTGGTAGCCGGGGTATTGGAAATTGTATCGGTCGCTATTTTATTGGCTTGGCCAAAAAGGATATGCAACGGCATATTCACAACCTGCCCGATAAAGACCTTGCCTACTTTACAGAAGGCAGTCAGCATTTTGCCGATTATGTGGAAGCGGTTAATTTTGCGCAGGAATACGCGCGACACAATCGCAATGCCATGATGAAACTGGTATTAGACGCTATCCAGCCTTTTTTGCCCGGTTTTATTTTGCAAAAAGAGGCCATCAACTGTCACCACAACTATGTACAAAAGGAAACGCATTTTGGGGCAGAGGTTTATGTAACCCGAAAGGGTGCAATAAATGCTGCGCGTGATGTGTTAGGAATTATTCCTGGCAGCATGGGGGCTAAATCCTTCATTGTGCGCGGCAAGGGCAACAGTGATGCGTTTTGCTCCTGTTCCCATGGTGCAGGCCGGGTAATGAGCAGAACAGCGGCTAAAAAAATGTTTCGCAAAAGCGACTTAATAGAGCAAACGCGAGGTGTCGAGTGTCGCAAAGACAATAAAGTTATCGATGAGATACCCGCCGCCTATAAGAATATCGACGAGGTAATGGAAAACCAACAAGACCTTGTAGCGATTGAACATACCTTGAAACAGGTTTTGTGCGTGAAAGGATAA